From the Caballeronia sp. NK8 genome, one window contains:
- the glnL gene encoding nitrogen regulation protein NR(II), producing MVLKNLIKARKGHADALSDDSHLSTTGLLPGLEALPTVVLVLDMRHLRIAYANPSAESMLEMSRKQLTQMNWPDLFADADEMATTIASIAENRFNATRLDAVLERQTREPVHVHAIVGYLEAAPDYVLLELFENERHLRTDREERLHDLTAVNKQLIRNLAHEIKNPLGGIRGAAQLLEFELGARERDELREYTQVIIKESDRLQTLVDRLLEPHRHPHIVGDVNIHEVCERVRAVILAEFPRGLTIERDYDVSVPDLRGDKEQLIQALLNIVRNAAEALKERISQGDAKIELRTRIARKVTIGKKLHKLALDLHITDNGPGIPSEIRDRIFFPLVSGREDGSGLGLTLAQSFVHQHDGLIEVESKPGCTEFAILLPFEN from the coding sequence ATAGTGCTAAAGAACCTCATCAAGGCACGCAAAGGCCACGCCGACGCGCTCTCCGACGACTCGCACCTCTCGACGACCGGTCTGCTGCCGGGACTCGAAGCACTGCCCACGGTCGTCCTCGTGCTCGACATGCGCCACCTGAGGATTGCCTACGCGAACCCTTCGGCGGAATCGATGCTGGAGATGTCGCGCAAGCAATTGACGCAGATGAACTGGCCGGATCTGTTCGCCGACGCGGACGAGATGGCGACCACGATCGCATCGATCGCGGAGAACCGCTTCAACGCGACGCGCCTCGACGCGGTGCTCGAACGTCAGACGCGCGAACCGGTGCATGTGCATGCGATCGTCGGTTATCTGGAAGCGGCGCCCGACTATGTCCTGCTCGAACTGTTCGAGAACGAGCGCCATTTGCGCACCGATCGCGAAGAGCGCCTCCACGATCTCACCGCGGTCAACAAGCAACTGATCCGCAATCTCGCGCACGAAATCAAGAATCCGCTCGGCGGCATTCGCGGCGCGGCGCAACTGCTCGAATTCGAGCTGGGCGCGCGTGAACGCGACGAGTTGCGCGAGTACACGCAGGTCATCATCAAGGAATCGGATCGCCTGCAAACGCTCGTCGACAGATTGCTGGAGCCGCACCGGCATCCGCATATCGTCGGCGATGTGAACATCCACGAAGTGTGCGAACGCGTGCGCGCGGTGATCCTCGCGGAGTTTCCGCGCGGCCTCACGATCGAGCGCGACTACGACGTCAGCGTGCCCGATTTGCGCGGCGACAAGGAGCAGTTGATCCAGGCGTTGCTGAACATCGTGCGCAACGCGGCCGAAGCGCTGAAGGAACGCATTTCACAGGGCGATGCCAAGATCGAACTGCGCACGCGCATCGCGCGCAAGGTGACGATTGGCAAAAAGCTGCACAAACTGGCATTGGACTTGCATATCACTGACAACGGTCCTGGCATCCCCAGCGAGATCCGCGACCGGATCTTCTTTCCGCTCGTGTCGGGCCGGGAAGACGGCAGCGGTCTCGGTCTCACGCTCGCGCAATCGTTCGTGCATCAGCACGATGGACTGATCGAAGTAGAGAGCAAGCCGGGCTGCACCGAATTCGCCATTTTGTTGCCGTTTGAGAATTGA
- a CDS encoding Arc family DNA-binding protein, with amino-acid sequence MAMLTVRNLPDEVHRALRLRAAEHGRSTEAEVRDILEAAVKPEGRVKLGSFLTGFGREAGLSDREFAIFENIRDRTPAKPVSFE; translated from the coding sequence ATGGCAATGTTGACTGTACGGAACTTGCCTGACGAGGTACACCGGGCGCTACGGTTGCGCGCGGCGGAACACGGCCGAAGCACCGAGGCAGAGGTACGCGACATACTGGAAGCAGCGGTCAAGCCGGAAGGACGCGTGAAACTCGGCTCGTTTCTGACCGGATTTGGCCGTGAAGCGGGTTTGAGCGATCGCGAGTTCGCCATTTTCGAAAACATCCGTGACCGGACCCCGGCCAAGCCCGTGAGCTTCGAATGA
- the xth gene encoding exodeoxyribonuclease III: MKIATWNVNSLKVRQQHVIDWLALSGIDVLCLQELKLPDEKFPRAELEAAGYKSWFAGQKTYNGVGILVRADAGFEVDEISVVRNIPGFEDLQQRVIAATIDGVRIISAYFPNGQAPGSEKFAYKMRWLDALREWLREDMARHPQLALLGDYNIAPEDRDVHDPKVWEGQNLVSPEERAHFAQLVELGLTDAFRKFEQPEKLFTWWDYRMLAFRRNAGLRIDHILLSEQLAARCTSCEVDRVPRKWDQPSDHAPVIATID; this comes from the coding sequence ATGAAAATCGCCACCTGGAACGTCAACTCCCTCAAAGTCCGCCAGCAGCACGTCATCGACTGGCTCGCGCTCTCGGGCATCGACGTGCTGTGTCTTCAGGAACTCAAGCTCCCCGACGAGAAATTCCCGCGCGCCGAACTAGAAGCCGCCGGCTACAAAAGCTGGTTCGCGGGACAGAAGACGTATAACGGCGTCGGCATTCTGGTGCGCGCCGATGCCGGCTTCGAGGTCGATGAAATCAGCGTCGTGCGCAACATCCCCGGATTCGAGGACTTGCAGCAACGCGTGATCGCCGCGACGATCGACGGCGTGCGGATCATCTCCGCCTACTTCCCGAACGGACAGGCGCCCGGCTCCGAGAAATTCGCCTACAAGATGCGCTGGCTGGATGCGCTGCGCGAATGGCTGCGCGAGGACATGGCGCGTCACCCGCAACTGGCGCTGCTGGGCGATTACAACATCGCGCCGGAAGACCGTGACGTGCACGATCCGAAGGTCTGGGAAGGACAGAATCTCGTCTCGCCCGAAGAGCGCGCGCACTTCGCGCAACTCGTCGAACTCGGCCTGACCGATGCCTTTCGCAAGTTCGAACAGCCCGAGAAGCTCTTTACGTGGTGGGACTATCGAATGCTGGCGTTCCGCCGCAACGCGGGGCTGCGCATCGATCACATTCTGCTGTCGGAGCAACTGGCGGCGCGCTGCACGTCGTGCGAAGTCGACAGGGTGCCGCGCAAGTGGGATCAACCGTCGGACCACGCACCCGTGATCGCGACGATCGACTGA
- a CDS encoding GNAT family N-acetyltransferase: MSQPTLKGEHVTLRPLQRDDRATLLDAAADGELWNLSVTVVPNEDTIDRYIDTAFAGRDAGTVMPFVIVRTGDGRVVGSTRYWKIDRANRKLEIGHTWLAASTQRTGINTEAKVLLLTHAFEAMHCVRVQFTTDELNEKSRAAILGIGAKQEGIVRHERIMPDGRKRNSVRFSIIDDEWPCVKAMLLAKLNRRA; encoded by the coding sequence ATGAGCCAGCCAACTCTGAAAGGCGAGCACGTAACGCTTCGCCCGCTGCAACGCGATGACCGCGCCACCTTGCTCGACGCCGCCGCCGATGGCGAGCTCTGGAACCTCAGCGTGACGGTCGTCCCGAACGAAGACACGATCGACCGTTATATCGACACCGCGTTCGCCGGCCGCGATGCAGGCACGGTGATGCCGTTCGTGATCGTCCGAACCGGCGATGGTCGTGTCGTCGGAAGCACGCGCTACTGGAAGATCGATCGCGCAAACCGCAAGCTCGAAATCGGCCATACGTGGCTCGCCGCATCGACGCAGCGCACGGGCATCAACACGGAAGCGAAGGTTTTGCTCCTGACGCACGCGTTCGAAGCGATGCACTGCGTGCGCGTGCAATTCACCACCGACGAACTCAACGAGAAATCGCGCGCGGCGATCCTCGGCATCGGCGCGAAACAGGAGGGCATCGTGCGGCACGAGCGCATCATGCCCGATGGCCGCAAGCGCAATTCCGTACGCTTCTCGATCATCGACGACGAATGGCCCTGCGTGAAAGCGATGCTGCTCGCGAAGCTCAACCGTCGAGCGTAG
- a CDS encoding M3 family metallopeptidase: protein MSETTSTPAAANPLLDFSDLPRFGEIQPAHVTPALDVLLADAKAAVDRASAPDTPATWKDVVEAVEQESEKLSRAWGVIGHLNAVADTPELRAAHAENLPRVTEFSASVGQNLALYEKYKAIAAGTEFAGLSAERKKILENSLRDFRLSGAELPEDRKPRFAQLQEEQAALAKAFSDHVLDSTNAYAYLVTQESDLAGLPDDVIEAAREAAQRDAKEGWKFTLHFPSYFPVLQYASHRPMREAMYRAYATRASELGGTYGGGKAEWDNTANVVENLKLRDEEAKTLGYQNFAEVSLAPKMAESPAQVIAFLEDLAKRARPYAENDWMELRAFAATELGMPELQPWDIAYAAEKLRQKRYSFSENEVKQYFPQEAVLKGLFKVTETLFNVSIRRDEAAVWNPDVRFFRVENKDGTLVAQFYLDLYAREGKRGGAWMDDARSRHKRTQGGVQTPVAYLTCNFSAPVGGKPACFTHDEVITLFHEFGHGLHHMLTRIDELGVSGINGVEWDAVELPSQFMENFCWEWDVLTDMSAHVETGAPLPRELFDKMLAAKNFQSGLGTLRQIVFSMFDMVLHTSYDAANATKTVNDLAREINEKFHVIPQAPFSRWPNTFSHIFAGGYAAGYYSYKWAEVLSADAYAAFEEAAKLANGSVLDATTGTRYRREILEVGGSRPAMDSFKAFRGREPNIDALLRHNGMSEPALQ from the coding sequence ATGAGCGAAACCACGTCCACCCCGGCAGCGGCCAATCCGCTGCTCGATTTTTCCGATCTTCCGCGCTTTGGCGAGATTCAGCCCGCGCACGTCACCCCGGCGCTCGACGTGCTGCTCGCCGACGCGAAAGCCGCCGTCGACCGCGCGAGCGCGCCCGACACCCCTGCGACCTGGAAGGACGTCGTCGAAGCGGTCGAGCAGGAATCGGAAAAACTGTCACGCGCGTGGGGTGTCATCGGCCATCTGAACGCCGTTGCCGATACCCCCGAATTGCGCGCCGCGCACGCCGAAAACCTGCCGCGCGTCACCGAATTTTCCGCGAGCGTCGGCCAGAATCTCGCGCTCTACGAAAAGTACAAGGCGATCGCCGCCGGAACCGAGTTCGCCGGTTTGTCGGCAGAGCGCAAGAAGATTCTGGAGAATTCGCTGCGCGATTTCCGCTTGTCGGGCGCTGAATTGCCCGAAGATCGCAAACCGCGTTTCGCGCAGTTGCAGGAAGAACAAGCGGCGCTCGCGAAAGCGTTTTCCGATCACGTGCTCGATTCGACGAACGCCTACGCGTACCTCGTCACGCAGGAAAGCGACCTCGCCGGCCTGCCCGATGACGTGATCGAAGCGGCGCGCGAAGCCGCGCAACGCGACGCCAAGGAAGGCTGGAAATTCACGCTGCATTTCCCGTCGTATTTCCCGGTGCTGCAATACGCCTCGCATCGGCCGATGCGTGAGGCCATGTATCGCGCGTACGCCACGCGTGCGTCGGAACTCGGCGGCACGTACGGCGGCGGCAAGGCCGAATGGGACAACACGGCGAATGTCGTCGAAAATCTGAAGCTGCGTGATGAGGAAGCGAAGACGCTCGGCTATCAGAACTTCGCGGAAGTATCGCTTGCGCCGAAGATGGCCGAATCGCCCGCGCAAGTGATCGCGTTCCTCGAAGACCTCGCCAAGCGCGCGCGCCCCTACGCCGAAAACGACTGGATGGAACTGCGCGCGTTCGCCGCCACCGAACTCGGCATGCCCGAGCTGCAACCGTGGGACATCGCGTATGCGGCCGAAAAGCTGCGTCAGAAGCGCTATTCGTTCTCCGAAAACGAAGTGAAGCAGTACTTCCCGCAGGAAGCCGTGCTGAAGGGCCTGTTCAAGGTCACGGAAACGCTCTTCAACGTGTCGATCCGTCGCGACGAAGCCGCCGTGTGGAATCCGGATGTGCGTTTCTTCCGCGTCGAGAACAAGGACGGCACGCTCGTCGCGCAGTTCTATCTGGATCTGTACGCGCGCGAAGGCAAGCGCGGCGGTGCGTGGATGGACGACGCGCGCTCGCGTCACAAGCGCACGCAAGGCGGCGTGCAGACGCCGGTCGCTTATCTCACCTGCAATTTTTCGGCACCGGTGGGCGGCAAACCCGCGTGCTTCACGCACGATGAGGTCATCACGCTGTTCCACGAGTTCGGGCACGGTCTGCACCACATGCTGACGCGTATCGACGAGCTGGGCGTGTCGGGCATCAACGGCGTCGAGTGGGATGCGGTCGAACTGCCGTCGCAGTTCATGGAGAACTTCTGCTGGGAGTGGGACGTGCTCACCGACATGTCCGCGCACGTCGAGACCGGCGCGCCGCTGCCGCGCGAGCTGTTCGACAAGATGCTCGCCGCGAAGAATTTCCAGAGCGGGCTCGGCACGCTGCGCCAGATCGTCTTCTCGATGTTCGACATGGTGCTGCACACGTCCTACGACGCGGCCAACGCGACGAAAACCGTGAACGACCTTGCGCGCGAAATCAACGAGAAGTTCCATGTGATTCCGCAGGCGCCGTTCTCGCGCTGGCCGAACACGTTCAGCCATATCTTCGCGGGCGGCTACGCGGCGGGCTACTACAGCTACAAGTGGGCCGAAGTCCTTTCCGCCGATGCGTACGCCGCGTTCGAGGAAGCCGCCAAACTCGCGAACGGCTCGGTGCTCGATGCGACGACGGGCACGCGCTATCGCCGCGAGATTCTCGAGGTGGGCGGCAGCCGTCCCGCGATGGACTCGTTCAAGGCGTTCCGTGGCCGCGAGCCGAACATCGACGCGCTGCTGCGTCACAACGGCATGTCGGAGCCGGCGCTGCAATAA
- the ntrC gene encoding nitrogen regulation protein NR(I), protein MKPIWIVDDDQSIRWVLEKALARENFTTRSFSGVRDALAALEGESPQVLVSDIRMPGGSGLELLQTVRDRLPGLPVIIMTAFSDLDSAVAAFQGGAFEYLAKPFDVDKAVELIRRAVDESMRGEAAVDERVTETPEMLGQAPAMQDMFRAIGRLSHSAATVLITGESGTGKELVARALHRHSPRANGPFIALNTAAIPKDLLESELFGHERGAFTGAQAMRQGRFEQAENGTLFLDEIGDMPFDLQTRLLRVLSDGQFYRVGGHNPLKANVRVIAATHQNLESRVRQGLFREDLYHRLNVIRLRLPALRERSEDIPLLTRHFLQKSARDLGVEPKRVSDSALAYLASLPFPGNVRQLENLCNWLTVMAPAQVIEQKDLPPDLTPRQEYAAESIAVSTDGSVAPTPAVANGAAAAPLAGSPAGVWENGLRTEVARLLRENSADVMDELARRFEAAVIREALDFTRGRKVEAAERLGIGRNTITRKIQELHLDA, encoded by the coding sequence ATGAAGCCGATCTGGATAGTAGACGACGACCAATCCATCCGCTGGGTGCTGGAAAAGGCGCTCGCACGAGAAAACTTCACCACGCGCAGCTTCTCCGGCGTGCGCGACGCGCTTGCCGCGCTCGAAGGCGAAAGCCCGCAAGTGCTCGTCTCCGATATCCGCATGCCGGGCGGCTCCGGGCTCGAACTGCTGCAGACCGTGCGCGACCGCTTGCCGGGCTTGCCCGTCATCATCATGACGGCGTTCTCGGATCTGGACAGCGCGGTCGCCGCGTTCCAGGGCGGCGCGTTCGAGTACCTCGCCAAGCCGTTCGACGTCGACAAGGCGGTAGAGCTGATCCGCCGCGCCGTCGACGAAAGCATGCGCGGCGAAGCGGCGGTCGACGAGCGCGTGACCGAGACGCCCGAGATGCTCGGGCAGGCGCCCGCGATGCAGGACATGTTCCGCGCGATCGGCCGCCTGTCGCATTCCGCGGCGACCGTGCTCATCACGGGCGAATCAGGCACCGGAAAGGAGCTTGTCGCGCGCGCCTTGCACCGACATAGCCCACGCGCGAACGGACCGTTCATCGCGCTGAACACGGCGGCGATTCCGAAGGATCTGCTGGAGTCCGAACTGTTCGGCCACGAGCGCGGCGCGTTCACCGGCGCGCAGGCGATGCGCCAGGGCCGCTTCGAGCAGGCCGAGAACGGCACACTCTTTCTCGATGAAATCGGCGATATGCCGTTCGATTTGCAGACGCGTCTGCTGCGCGTGCTGTCGGACGGGCAGTTCTATCGCGTGGGCGGGCACAATCCGCTGAAGGCGAACGTGCGCGTGATCGCGGCGACGCATCAGAACCTCGAATCGCGCGTGCGGCAGGGGCTGTTCCGCGAGGACTTGTATCACCGCCTGAATGTGATTCGCCTGCGCTTGCCGGCGTTGCGCGAGCGCAGCGAAGACATTCCGCTGCTGACGCGTCATTTCCTGCAGAAGAGCGCGCGCGATCTGGGCGTCGAGCCCAAGCGCGTGTCCGACAGCGCGCTCGCATATCTCGCGTCGCTGCCGTTTCCCGGCAATGTGCGTCAGCTTGAGAATCTGTGCAACTGGCTCACCGTGATGGCGCCCGCGCAGGTGATCGAGCAGAAGGACCTGCCGCCCGATCTGACGCCGCGCCAGGAATACGCGGCGGAGAGCATCGCGGTGTCGACCGATGGCTCGGTCGCGCCGACGCCAGCGGTCGCCAACGGCGCCGCTGCTGCGCCGCTTGCGGGCTCGCCGGCGGGCGTGTGGGAGAACGGCTTGCGCACGGAAGTCGCGCGTCTGTTGCGCGAGAATTCGGCCGATGTGATGGACGAGCTCGCGCGCCGTTTCGAAGCGGCGGTGATTCGCGAGGCGCTCGACTTCACGCGCGGGCGCAAGGTGGAAGCGGCGGAGCGGCTGGGTATCGGCCGCAATACGATCACGCGCAAGATTCAGGAGCTGCATCTCGACGCGTGA
- a CDS encoding amidohydrolase family protein: MDLIIRRAALADARELVDIGMEAGRIAAIEPRLAATAREEIDAKGALVTAPFVDAHFHMDATLSYGLPRVNASGTLLEGIALWGELKPELTQEALVERALQYCDWAVARGLLAIRSHVDVCDPRLLAVEALVEVKRRVKPYLDLQLVAFPQDGVLRSAGAFDNLKRAIAMGVDVVGGIPHFERTMADGAASVKLLCEYAAEQGLRVDMHCDESDDPMSRHIETLAAETHRLGLHGRVTGSHLTSMHSMDNYYVSKLIPLMREAGVAAIANPLINITLQGRSDTYPKRRGMTRVPELMAAGITVAFGHDCVMDPWYSLGSGDMLEVAHMGLHVAQMTGLDAMRACFDAVTKNPARILGLDGYGIEVGCNADCVVLDARDPVEAIRLRAARTAVVRRGKVVSRSPAVRATLTLEGRPSEVDFRIDRR; encoded by the coding sequence ATGGATTTGATCATTCGCCGCGCGGCGCTCGCGGATGCGCGCGAGCTCGTCGATATCGGCATGGAAGCGGGGCGCATCGCCGCGATCGAACCGCGTCTGGCAGCTACCGCGCGCGAGGAAATCGACGCGAAGGGCGCGCTCGTCACCGCGCCCTTCGTCGATGCGCACTTTCATATGGACGCGACGCTTTCCTACGGCCTGCCGCGCGTAAACGCATCGGGCACGCTGCTCGAAGGCATCGCGCTGTGGGGCGAGCTGAAGCCCGAGCTCACGCAGGAAGCGCTCGTCGAGCGCGCGTTGCAGTATTGCGACTGGGCCGTCGCGCGCGGGCTGCTCGCGATCCGTTCGCACGTCGATGTCTGCGATCCGCGTCTGCTCGCCGTCGAGGCGCTCGTCGAAGTGAAGCGGCGCGTGAAGCCTTATCTCGATCTGCAACTCGTCGCCTTTCCGCAGGACGGCGTGCTGCGCAGCGCGGGCGCGTTCGACAACCTGAAGCGCGCGATCGCGATGGGCGTCGATGTCGTCGGCGGCATTCCGCACTTCGAGCGCACGATGGCCGACGGCGCGGCGTCGGTGAAGCTGCTGTGCGAATACGCGGCGGAGCAGGGCCTGCGCGTGGACATGCACTGCGACGAATCCGACGACCCGATGTCGCGCCACATCGAAACGCTCGCCGCCGAAACGCATCGGCTCGGCCTGCACGGGCGTGTGACCGGTTCGCACCTCACGTCGATGCATTCGATGGACAATTACTACGTCAGCAAGCTCATTCCATTGATGCGCGAGGCGGGCGTCGCGGCGATCGCGAATCCGCTCATCAACATCACGCTGCAAGGCCGTTCGGATACCTATCCGAAGCGACGAGGCATGACGCGCGTGCCGGAGCTGATGGCGGCGGGCATCACGGTCGCGTTCGGCCACGATTGCGTGATGGACCCGTGGTACAGCCTCGGCTCGGGCGACATGCTCGAAGTCGCGCACATGGGCCTGCACGTCGCGCAGATGACGGGTCTGGACGCAATGCGCGCCTGCTTCGACGCGGTGACGAAGAATCCCGCGCGCATTCTCGGACTGGATGGTTACGGCATCGAAGTGGGATGCAACGCGGATTGCGTCGTGCTCGACGCACGTGATCCTGTCGAAGCGATCCGCCTGCGCGCGGCGCGCACGGCTGTGGTTCGGCGCGGCAAAGTGGTGAGCCGCAGTCCTGCCGTACGGGCGACGCTGACGCTGGAAGGGCGGCCCTCGGAAGTGGACTTCAGGATCGACAGGCGATAA
- a CDS encoding rhodanese-like domain-containing protein has protein sequence MSTLEQLYNQAGKRAADSNLTYAGALSPAEAFELLQLDPRVRLIDVRTRAELDWVGRPAIDGAQYAHIEWIRYPGSVPNAEFIEQLRQVATPDTPVVFLCRSAARSKLAAVAAQKEGYAQAYDLLEGFEGDKDGQGHRKTVAGWCFRGLPWIGA, from the coding sequence ATGAGCACGCTCGAACAACTGTATAACCAGGCCGGCAAACGCGCCGCCGACAGCAATCTGACTTACGCGGGCGCCCTCTCGCCCGCCGAGGCGTTCGAACTGCTGCAACTCGACCCGCGCGTGCGCCTGATCGATGTGCGGACCCGCGCCGAGCTCGACTGGGTCGGCCGTCCGGCGATCGATGGCGCGCAGTACGCGCATATCGAATGGATCCGCTACCCCGGCTCGGTGCCGAACGCCGAGTTTATCGAACAATTGCGGCAGGTCGCCACCCCGGATACGCCAGTCGTGTTTTTGTGTCGCAGCGCCGCGCGTTCGAAACTGGCGGCAGTCGCGGCCCAGAAGGAAGGTTATGCGCAGGCTTATGACCTGCTGGAAGGCTTCGAGGGCGACAAGGATGGGCAGGGACATCGCAAAACCGTGGCGGGATGGTGTTTTCGCGGGCTGCCGTGGATCGGGGCTTGA
- the glnA gene encoding type I glutamate--ammonia ligase produces the protein MSKSVADVMQLVKDEDVKFVDFRFTDTRGKEQHVSVPVSAFDEDKFESGHAFDGSSIAGWKGIEASDMLLVPDADTAFIDPFYEESTLVLTCDVVEPADGKGYERDPRSLARRAEAYLKSSGLGDTAFFGPEPEFFIFDSVQWNTDQSGTFVKIGSEEAPWSSAKEFEGGNTGHRPGTKGGYFPVAPVDTFQDIRSEMCLLLEQIGIPVEVHHHEVAGQGQNEIGTKFSTLVQRADWLQQMKYIIHNVAHTYGKTATFMPKPIVGDNGSGMHVHQSIWKDGQNLFAGNGYAGLSEFALFYIGGIIKHARALNAITNPGTNSYKRLVPHFEAPVKLAYSARNRSASIRIPHVSNPKGRRIETRFPDPLANPYLCFSALMMAGLDGVQNKIHPGEAADKNLYDLPPEEDKKIPTVCAGLDQALDALDADREFLTRGGVFTDSMLDAYIELKTNELQRYRQAVHPIEFEMYYSL, from the coding sequence ATGAGTAAATCCGTGGCCGACGTCATGCAACTCGTCAAGGACGAGGACGTCAAGTTCGTCGACTTCCGCTTCACCGACACGCGCGGCAAAGAACAACACGTATCCGTGCCGGTCTCGGCATTCGACGAAGACAAATTTGAAAGCGGCCACGCTTTCGACGGTTCGTCCATCGCCGGCTGGAAGGGCATCGAAGCGTCGGACATGCTGCTCGTGCCGGATGCGGATACCGCGTTCATCGACCCGTTCTATGAAGAGTCGACGCTCGTCCTGACCTGCGACGTGGTCGAGCCTGCCGACGGCAAGGGCTACGAGCGCGACCCGCGTTCGCTCGCGCGCCGCGCGGAAGCCTATCTCAAGAGCTCGGGCCTGGGCGACACCGCCTTCTTCGGTCCGGAGCCGGAATTCTTCATTTTCGACTCGGTGCAGTGGAACACGGACCAGTCGGGCACGTTCGTGAAGATCGGCTCGGAAGAAGCGCCGTGGTCGTCGGCGAAGGAATTCGAAGGCGGCAACACGGGTCACCGTCCGGGCACGAAGGGCGGCTACTTCCCGGTAGCTCCTGTCGACACGTTCCAGGACATCCGCTCGGAAATGTGTCTGCTGCTCGAACAGATCGGCATTCCGGTCGAAGTGCACCACCACGAAGTGGCGGGCCAGGGCCAGAACGAAATCGGCACCAAGTTCTCGACGCTGGTGCAGCGCGCGGACTGGCTGCAGCAGATGAAGTACATCATCCATAACGTCGCGCACACGTACGGCAAGACGGCGACCTTCATGCCGAAGCCGATCGTCGGCGACAACGGCTCGGGCATGCACGTTCACCAGTCGATCTGGAAGGACGGCCAGAACCTGTTCGCGGGCAATGGCTACGCTGGCCTGTCGGAATTCGCGCTGTTCTACATCGGCGGGATCATCAAGCACGCACGCGCGCTGAACGCGATCACGAACCCGGGTACGAACTCGTACAAGCGTCTCGTGCCGCACTTCGAAGCGCCCGTGAAGCTGGCGTACTCGGCTCGCAACCGTTCGGCATCGATCCGTATTCCGCACGTGAGCAACCCGAAAGGCCGCCGTATCGAAACGCGCTTCCCGGATCCGCTCGCGAATCCGTACCTGTGCTTCTCGGCGCTGATGATGGCGGGTCTCGATGGCGTGCAGAACAAGATTCATCCGGGCGAAGCCGCGGACAAGAATCTGTACGACCTGCCGCCGGAAGAAGACAAGAAGATCCCGACCGTGTGCGCGGGCCTCGACCAGGCACTCGACGCGCTCGACGCGGATCGCGAGTTCCTGACGCGCGGCGGCGTGTTCACGGATTCGATGCTCGACGCGTACATCGAACTGAAGACGAACGAGCTGCAACGTTATCGTCAGGCGGTGCATCCGATCGAGTTCGAGATGTACTACTCGCTGTAA
- a CDS encoding LysR family transcriptional regulator, producing MELRLLRAFLTIADLRHFGRASEALHLSQPALSKQLAALEASLGARLFERGRHGADLTTFGASFLADAQTLVRDADAVLARAREAASGTRGFLRVGLCLSTLTHVPKLIAEFRALNPGVSITLHDLSSHEQTRRILANKLDVGFMRMPAGAGLAGFTVLDETLALAVPEHTRYKRLPADLDELNEPGFIALARTRGPGLAAQIDRWCAGHGFVPRVIQEADDIQSVLASVAGGVGAAFLPSRAQYLLRDARVLTLRDQAARWRVGLAWQAERDDTVTHRFVAFMKARVKELKARTTLDG from the coding sequence ATGGAACTCCGACTTCTGCGCGCCTTCCTCACGATCGCCGATCTGCGCCATTTCGGCCGCGCTTCCGAAGCACTGCATCTGAGTCAGCCCGCGCTCAGCAAGCAGCTCGCCGCGCTCGAAGCGAGCCTCGGCGCGCGTTTGTTCGAACGCGGCCGTCACGGCGCGGACCTGACGACGTTCGGCGCGAGCTTCCTCGCCGATGCGCAAACACTCGTGCGCGACGCCGACGCCGTGCTTGCCCGCGCGCGCGAGGCCGCGAGCGGCACGCGCGGATTTCTGCGGGTCGGCCTGTGTCTGTCGACGCTCACGCATGTGCCGAAGCTGATCGCCGAGTTCCGCGCGCTCAATCCGGGCGTGAGCATCACGCTGCACGATCTTTCATCGCATGAGCAGACACGCCGCATCCTCGCCAACAAGCTCGACGTAGGATTCATGCGTATGCCCGCCGGCGCCGGGCTTGCGGGCTTCACCGTGCTCGATGAAACGCTCGCGCTCGCCGTGCCCGAGCATACGCGCTACAAGCGCTTGCCCGCCGATCTCGATGAACTGAACGAGCCGGGTTTCATCGCGCTGGCGCGCACGCGCGGGCCGGGCCTCGCCGCGCAGATCGACCGCTGGTGCGCCGGGCACGGCTTCGTGCCGCGCGTGATTCAGGAGGCGGACGATATCCAGTCCGTGCTGGCGTCGGTGGCGGGCGGCGTGGGCGCGGCGTTTTTGCCATCGCGCGCGCAATATCTGCTGCGCGATGCGCGCGTGCTGACCCTGCGCGATCAGGCCGCGCGATGGCGGGTCGGGCTTGCGTGGCAAGCCGAACGCGACGATACCGTGACGCATCGCTTCGTCGCGTTCATGAAAGCGCGCGTGAAGGAACTGAAGGCGCGCACTACGCTCGACGGTTGA